A stretch of the Vigna radiata var. radiata cultivar VC1973A chromosome 7, Vradiata_ver6, whole genome shotgun sequence genome encodes the following:
- the LOC106769572 gene encoding zinc finger CCCH domain-containing protein 6 isoform X1, producing MKRARKSNRVSWATGGNLCQVKLFLSDDFPSKVGQHSQDHLQVKTSMLNSNSAINDHTDLPPGFESSHFLKQTRVDLSCISQIKWECAPPFILNPEWRVVAGEESREKENQKARENRVLEAVYPRLSAIPPSPSVSLDVEEEDYDDDDTPLIPIIPIEEEEPVDILPEVAVAGNPFPNVQPNNPLQYVSAETSIRSPSNAFYTDSSDPCTGIPLGGGVSFGMEADLAASVVATIMRSSEQGSPIDMDLLVKIFNDPKMLDKLINEHRTAATTTSASTSTVDTTPGVKPDTPVLLSISDVKASGATPTSAVGSLPFGLKTTYPSVSVLSPTPDKSSTRSVPAVPSVSVFSPAHDNPVTASVPLSRPLSGKPGTPSVSLLTNTPASHIPRSVSKQIHHVSGGISPALNTQPQQDTALASGPKRAAAMAGELSTGPVPSLTRNLHAVVNPVQSPASTLPYKLSTGSSAFAVKDANYYKNLIRQHGADKQDMQDSHIGIRHSYLHDLKPVPNFKQGEVKHKIQKPCIYFKSSKGCRNGSNCPFQHDVSAQWGAGNILGAQSAKRLKSGP from the exons ATGAAGCGAGCAAGGAAATCCAACCGGGTTTCGTGGGCCACTGGAGGGAACCTGTGTCAG GTGAAATTGTTTTTGTCTGACGATTTCCCCTCAAAAGTAGGCCAACATTCGCAAGATCATCTTCAAGTAAAGACATCGATGCTAAATTCAAATTCCGCCATTAATGATCATACCGATTTGCCCCCTGGGTTTGAAAGCAGTCATTTCCTAAAACAAACAAGAGTTGATTTGTCCTGCATTTCCCAGATAAAATGGGAATGTGCTCCGCCG tttaTTCTCAATCCTGAATGGCGTGTTGTGGCGGGTGAAGAAAGCAGGGAGAAAGAAAATCAGAAAGCGAGAGAAAATAGGGTGCTTGAAGCTGTTTATCCCCGTCTTTCAGCCATTCCTCCTAG CCCTTCTGTCTCTTTGGACGTAGAAGAGGAAGATTATGATGATGACGATACTCCCCTCATCCCTATCATTCCCATTGAAGAGGAAGAACCTGTGGATATTTTACCTGAAGTGGCAGTAGCTGGGAACCCTTTCCCCAATGTGCAGCCGAATAACCCTCTGCAATATGTATCTGCTGAAACTTCCATTCGTTCACCCTCAAATGCCTTTTATACTGATTCCTCGGATCCCTGTACAGGGATCCCCTTGGGTGGGGGGGTATCTTTCGGTATGGAAGCTGATTTGGCAGCTTCGGTTGTTGCAACCATTATGAGGAGTTCAGAGCAGGGATCCCCGATTGATATGGATTTACtggttaaaatatttaatgatccCAAAATGCTCGACAAGTTGATTAATGAACATAGAACTGCAGCAACCACCACAAGTGCTTCCACAAGTACTGTGGATACAACTCCTGGTGTTAAGCCTGACACTCCAGTTCTGTTGTCTATATCTGATGTGAAAGCTTCGGGGGCTACACCTACAAGTGCAGTGGGTTCATTGCCTTTTGGTCTGAAAACTACATATCCATCAGTTTCAGTATTGAGTCCTACACCTGACAAATCATCCACTAGGTCAGTGCCTGCAGTTCCATCAGTCTCAGTGTTCTCTCCGGCTCATGATAATCCAGTCACTGCATCAGTTCCATTGTCTAGGCCTTTATCTGGTAAGCCAGGAACACCCTCAGTTTCATTGCTCACAAATACACCTGCATCTCATATACCCAGGTCTGTTAGCAAACAAATTCACCATGTGTCAGGTGGTATTTCCCCTGCATTAAATACTCAGCCTCAGCAAGATACAGCTCTGGCATCTGGGCCAAAGCGAGCCGCTGCAATGGCTGGTGAATTAAGCACTGGTCCAGTGCCATCTCTTACCAGGAACTTGCATGCTGTTGTGAATCCGGTGCAATCCCCTGCTAGTACATTGCCTTATAAACTAAGCACAGGTTCATCAGCATTTGCTGTAAAGGATGCCAACTACTATAAAAACCTCATCAGGCAACATGGGGCAGATAAGCAAGATATGCAGGACTCACACATAGGTATTCGTCATAGTTATCTCCACGATTTGAAACCGGTACCTAACTTTAAACAAGGAGAAGTGAAACACAAAATCCAGAAACcatgcatatattttaaaagctCAAAAGGGTGCCGAAATGGTTCCAATTGCCCCTTTCAGCACGATGTTTCAGCTCAGTGGGGAGCTGGTAACATCTTAGGGGCACAGAGTGCAAAAAGATTGAAATCGGGACCATAG
- the LOC106769572 gene encoding zinc finger CCCH domain-containing protein 6 isoform X2, which translates to MKRARKSNRVSWATGGNLCQVKLFLSDDFPSKVGQHSQDHLQVKTSMLNSNSAINDHTDLPPGFESSHFLKQTRVDLSCISQIKWECAPPFILNPEWRVVAGEESREKENQKARENRVLEAVYPRLSAIPPSPSVSLDVEEEDYDDDDTPLIPIIPIEEEEPVDILPEVAVAGNPFPNVQPNNPLQYVSAETSIRSPSNAFYTDSSDPCTGIPLGGGVSFGMEADLAASVVATIMRSSEQGSPIDMDLLVKIFNDPKMLDKLINEHRTAATTTSASTSTVDTTPGVKPDTPVLLSISDVKASGATPTSAVGSLPFGLKTTYPSVSVLSPTPDKSSTRSVPAVPSVSVFSPAHDNPVTASVPLSRPLSGGISPALNTQPQQDTALASGPKRAAAMAGELSTGPVPSLTRNLHAVVNPVQSPASTLPYKLSTGSSAFAVKDANYYKNLIRQHGADKQDMQDSHIGIRHSYLHDLKPVPNFKQGEVKHKIQKPCIYFKSSKGCRNGSNCPFQHDVSAQWGAGNILGAQSAKRLKSGP; encoded by the exons ATGAAGCGAGCAAGGAAATCCAACCGGGTTTCGTGGGCCACTGGAGGGAACCTGTGTCAG GTGAAATTGTTTTTGTCTGACGATTTCCCCTCAAAAGTAGGCCAACATTCGCAAGATCATCTTCAAGTAAAGACATCGATGCTAAATTCAAATTCCGCCATTAATGATCATACCGATTTGCCCCCTGGGTTTGAAAGCAGTCATTTCCTAAAACAAACAAGAGTTGATTTGTCCTGCATTTCCCAGATAAAATGGGAATGTGCTCCGCCG tttaTTCTCAATCCTGAATGGCGTGTTGTGGCGGGTGAAGAAAGCAGGGAGAAAGAAAATCAGAAAGCGAGAGAAAATAGGGTGCTTGAAGCTGTTTATCCCCGTCTTTCAGCCATTCCTCCTAG CCCTTCTGTCTCTTTGGACGTAGAAGAGGAAGATTATGATGATGACGATACTCCCCTCATCCCTATCATTCCCATTGAAGAGGAAGAACCTGTGGATATTTTACCTGAAGTGGCAGTAGCTGGGAACCCTTTCCCCAATGTGCAGCCGAATAACCCTCTGCAATATGTATCTGCTGAAACTTCCATTCGTTCACCCTCAAATGCCTTTTATACTGATTCCTCGGATCCCTGTACAGGGATCCCCTTGGGTGGGGGGGTATCTTTCGGTATGGAAGCTGATTTGGCAGCTTCGGTTGTTGCAACCATTATGAGGAGTTCAGAGCAGGGATCCCCGATTGATATGGATTTACtggttaaaatatttaatgatccCAAAATGCTCGACAAGTTGATTAATGAACATAGAACTGCAGCAACCACCACAAGTGCTTCCACAAGTACTGTGGATACAACTCCTGGTGTTAAGCCTGACACTCCAGTTCTGTTGTCTATATCTGATGTGAAAGCTTCGGGGGCTACACCTACAAGTGCAGTGGGTTCATTGCCTTTTGGTCTGAAAACTACATATCCATCAGTTTCAGTATTGAGTCCTACACCTGACAAATCATCCACTAGGTCAGTGCCTGCAGTTCCATCAGTCTCAGTGTTCTCTCCGGCTCATGATAATCCAGTCACTGCATCAGTTCCATTGTCTAGGCCTTTATCTG GTGGTATTTCCCCTGCATTAAATACTCAGCCTCAGCAAGATACAGCTCTGGCATCTGGGCCAAAGCGAGCCGCTGCAATGGCTGGTGAATTAAGCACTGGTCCAGTGCCATCTCTTACCAGGAACTTGCATGCTGTTGTGAATCCGGTGCAATCCCCTGCTAGTACATTGCCTTATAAACTAAGCACAGGTTCATCAGCATTTGCTGTAAAGGATGCCAACTACTATAAAAACCTCATCAGGCAACATGGGGCAGATAAGCAAGATATGCAGGACTCACACATAGGTATTCGTCATAGTTATCTCCACGATTTGAAACCGGTACCTAACTTTAAACAAGGAGAAGTGAAACACAAAATCCAGAAACcatgcatatattttaaaagctCAAAAGGGTGCCGAAATGGTTCCAATTGCCCCTTTCAGCACGATGTTTCAGCTCAGTGGGGAGCTGGTAACATCTTAGGGGCACAGAGTGCAAAAAGATTGAAATCGGGACCATAG